Proteins from a single region of Engystomops pustulosus chromosome 5, aEngPut4.maternal, whole genome shotgun sequence:
- the GGCT gene encoding gamma-glutamylcyclotransferase: protein MERSSTAGIQPGDSVFYYFAYGSNLLRERILLDNPSALFHSIALLKDFKLAFGNHKGIQNSRWHGGAATVVESEGDKVWGVVWKMDISSLDSLDIQEGVNGGIYQPIEISVQTADGELVCRCYKMNKCIYGLTSPQYKQVMCMGAKQNDLPMDYQKMLGEIETNNYSGPIPIMDKLKDALQKVQDDG, encoded by the exons ATGGAGAGGAGCAGCACGGCCGGGATACAGCCCGGGGACAGCGTATTCTACTACTTCGCCTACGGCAGTAACCTGCTGAGGGAGCGGATCCTGCTGGACAACCCGTCCGCCTTATTCCACTCCATAGCCCTGCTGAAG gacttcaaGCTTGCATTTGGAAATCATAAAGGAATCCAAAACTCCAGATGGCATGGAGGAGCGGCTACAGTAGTTGAAAGTGAGGGTGATAAAGTTTGGGGAGTTGTGTGGAAGATGGACATTTCCAGTCTGGATTCCTTGGACAT CCAAGAGGGTGTAAATGGAGGGATTTATCAACCAATAGAGATCAGCGTTCAGACAGCAGATGGAGAACTTGTGTGCCGGTGCTATAAAATGAATAAGTGTATATATGGACTGACGTCTCCTCAATACAAGCAG GTAATGTGTATGGGAGCGAAGCAGAATGATTTACCAATGGACTACCAGAAAATGTTAGGAGAAATAGAAACCAATAACTACTCTGGGCCTATTCCAATAATGGACAAATTAAAAGATGCCCTGCAGAAAGTGCAAGATGATGGATGA